The following are encoded in a window of Amphibacillus xylanus NBRC 15112 genomic DNA:
- a CDS encoding AraC family transcriptional regulator, whose product MSTWTEGLQNAIEYMENNLTENIKVKDIADKAHVSEFHFQRIFSMLCGFSVAEYIRNRRLALAARDLIGSNARVIDIAIKYGYDSPDSFARAFTKFHGITPSAAKEKGVLLRDFAPLKIILSLEGGTLMDYRIEEKAAFTVLGRKRSFNMETSYQEIPKFWEEHLSGEEKELVAGMFGLCIDSDGSNFDYLIADNYLPWQEVPEGYETRTLPAGTWAVFPCTLETLQDVNTKMWQEWLPNVKEYKLGGNYNIELYAPTTGVDSNEFYCEIWLPIVKA is encoded by the coding sequence ATGAGCACTTGGACAGAAGGCTTGCAAAACGCTATTGAGTATATGGAAAACAATCTTACTGAGAATATTAAAGTAAAAGATATTGCTGATAAGGCCCACGTATCAGAGTTCCATTTTCAGCGAATCTTTTCAATGTTGTGTGGATTTAGCGTTGCAGAATATATCCGTAACAGAAGATTAGCATTAGCAGCAAGAGATCTTATCGGAAGTAATGCAAGAGTCATTGATATTGCGATAAAATATGGTTACGACTCACCAGATAGTTTTGCAAGGGCCTTTACGAAGTTTCATGGTATCACACCATCTGCTGCAAAGGAAAAAGGTGTATTATTACGTGATTTTGCACCGCTTAAAATAATATTATCATTGGAAGGTGGAACGCTAATGGATTATCGAATTGAAGAAAAAGCTGCATTTACTGTATTGGGGAGAAAAAGAAGCTTTAATATGGAAACCTCTTATCAAGAGATTCCGAAGTTTTGGGAAGAACATTTAAGTGGTGAAGAAAAAGAGCTTGTTGCTGGTATGTTTGGACTTTGTATCGATTCGGATGGATCGAACTTTGATTATCTTATTGCAGATAATTATTTACCGTGGCAAGAAGTTCCGGAGGGCTATGAAACTAGAACTCTTCCTGCAGGGACATGGGCAGTATTTCCTTGTACATTGGAGACATTACAGGACGTAAATACGAAAATGTGGCAGGAATGGTTGCCGAACGTTAAGGAATATAAACTTGGTGGAAACTATAATATAGAATTATACGCACCAACTACCGGTGTAGACAGTAACGAGTTTTATTGTGAAATTTGGCTGCCGATAGTAAAAGCATAA
- a CDS encoding response regulator transcription factor, whose product MNILVCDDDKEIADAIKIYLENEGFNVFKAANGLEAIEELNKHEIHLIIMDIMMPKMDGIQATMKIREEYHIPLIMLSAKSEDYDKILGLNIGADDYVTKPFNPLELIARVKSQLRRYTSLGSIETKQHVYQTGGLILDDEQKLVTVDGESVHLTPVQYKILRLLMMNVGKVYSIDQIYEKVWNEPSFQPENTVAVHIRKIREKIEINPKEPKYLKVVWGVGYKIEKI is encoded by the coding sequence ATGAATATTTTAGTATGTGATGACGATAAGGAAATTGCTGATGCAATCAAGATCTATTTAGAGAATGAGGGATTTAACGTCTTCAAAGCGGCAAATGGATTAGAAGCAATTGAAGAGCTTAATAAACATGAGATTCATTTAATCATTATGGATATTATGATGCCTAAAATGGATGGTATACAAGCAACTATGAAAATTAGAGAAGAGTATCATATTCCATTAATTATGCTGTCAGCAAAATCTGAAGACTATGATAAAATTCTTGGGCTTAATATCGGCGCAGATGATTATGTAACAAAACCATTTAACCCACTTGAATTAATTGCGCGTGTCAAATCACAGTTAAGGAGATATACATCTCTTGGAAGCATAGAAACTAAACAACATGTCTATCAAACCGGTGGGTTGATATTAGATGATGAACAAAAATTAGTTACCGTTGATGGTGAGTCAGTTCATTTGACTCCAGTGCAATACAAAATATTACGGTTATTGATGATGAATGTTGGCAAAGTCTACTCAATCGATCAAATTTACGAAAAGGTGTGGAATGAGCCTTCTTTTCAGCCAGAGAATACAGTAGCCGTACATATTCGCAAAATAAGAGAAAAAATCGAGATTAATCCAAAAGAACCAAAATATTTAAAGGTGGTGTGGGGTGTTGGATACAAAATTGAAAAAATTTAG
- a CDS encoding sensor histidine kinase — MLDTKLKKFSHSIFVRTVVFILMLVGVAGSIISALNIYDITDGNLEVIVEDSYLESHSFKLDYNTTIYQLADLIDVYKSKDHILAGNTLKHRGSDYESDEYTEEFKQELINYDLEDYNRILNKLNKHDGIIYYATDGKHTFTNTKQTEKSQFKQYPAYYISEDYDWEMYPQKLEHDFYSFGFPSIYRSSVPLDTKIFLGYTKDYLDTISSDWVEKKTETTDQIYYFFGYVITFFISLIYLTVTAGRTSFKDKEVEMNVIDKLYVDLNLISIFTILTFWVLGVNEILSYYLSTAEWALPAITIPTVSILTVLFLSVVKHLKNRTFIKHTLLYTVCHSIYRFVKAIFDNGSLGMKVTIIVILYPLVTVASLVFLPITIGIAVWLALKQVNAFNKIQEGAKLMRDGNLHHQINIDGIGELATLATNINGINDNFKQAVHNEIKNERMKTELITNVSHDIRTPLTSLITYTDLLKTETDPEKMKEYIDILDQKSKRLKVLTDDLFAAAKASSGDIPVELQTIDVVALVNQGIGEVSEQISEKNFVFKLNYQEESMYVRADGKLLWRSVENILSNIFNYGLERSRVYIDITYEVDQVLISFKNISKYELNISEDELMERFKRGDESRSSQGSGLGLSITKSLIENQNGEFKVSIDGDLFKSMIYLPRSEKSYSTNSSQE; from the coding sequence GTGTTGGATACAAAATTGAAAAAATTTAGCCACTCAATTTTTGTCAGAACAGTTGTGTTTATTTTAATGCTTGTTGGTGTTGCAGGTTCAATCATATCAGCACTTAATATTTATGACATTACGGATGGCAATCTAGAGGTAATTGTAGAGGATAGTTATCTTGAGAGTCATTCTTTTAAATTAGATTATAACACTACAATTTATCAGCTTGCTGATCTAATTGATGTTTATAAGAGTAAGGATCATATTTTAGCTGGAAATACGCTTAAACATAGAGGATCCGATTATGAATCAGATGAATATACCGAAGAATTTAAGCAAGAGTTAATTAATTATGATTTAGAGGATTATAATCGGATCTTAAACAAACTTAATAAGCATGATGGAATTATCTATTATGCGACAGATGGAAAGCACACATTTACGAATACTAAACAAACAGAAAAATCACAGTTCAAGCAATATCCAGCTTATTATATTAGTGAAGATTATGATTGGGAAATGTATCCACAAAAATTAGAACATGACTTTTATTCATTTGGATTCCCATCGATATATCGATCTTCAGTTCCGCTAGATACTAAAATATTTCTAGGTTATACAAAAGACTATCTCGACACGATCTCAAGCGACTGGGTTGAGAAAAAGACAGAGACAACTGATCAAATCTATTATTTCTTTGGCTATGTGATCACATTTTTTATTAGTCTAATTTATCTAACTGTTACAGCAGGTAGGACTTCTTTTAAGGATAAGGAAGTTGAGATGAATGTGATTGATAAATTATACGTTGATCTTAATTTAATTTCAATATTTACAATTTTAACCTTTTGGGTATTAGGTGTAAATGAAATTCTTTCTTACTATTTGAGCACAGCAGAATGGGCATTACCTGCTATTACTATACCGACAGTATCAATCTTAACGGTGTTATTTTTATCAGTCGTTAAGCATTTAAAAAACAGGACATTTATTAAGCATACTTTACTATATACTGTGTGCCATTCGATTTACCGATTTGTGAAGGCTATTTTCGATAATGGTAGCTTAGGTATGAAAGTTACGATAATTGTTATTTTATATCCATTAGTAACTGTTGCATCGTTAGTCTTTTTACCAATCACTATTGGCATTGCAGTTTGGCTGGCACTCAAGCAAGTTAACGCATTTAATAAAATTCAAGAGGGTGCCAAGTTGATGAGAGACGGGAACCTTCATCATCAAATTAATATTGATGGTATCGGAGAATTAGCAACACTTGCTACAAATATTAATGGGATTAATGATAACTTTAAACAAGCTGTCCATAACGAAATAAAAAATGAACGTATGAAAACAGAACTGATCACAAATGTATCGCATGATATTAGAACACCATTAACATCACTTATCACCTATACAGATTTACTAAAAACAGAGACGGATCCAGAGAAGATGAAGGAGTATATTGATATCCTTGACCAAAAATCAAAACGATTGAAAGTATTGACAGATGACTTGTTTGCAGCTGCCAAGGCTTCAAGTGGTGATATTCCTGTTGAGTTGCAGACAATTGATGTTGTTGCATTAGTTAATCAAGGAATTGGTGAAGTGAGCGAACAGATTTCAGAAAAGAATTTTGTCTTCAAGCTTAATTATCAAGAAGAGAGTATGTATGTTCGTGCAGATGGCAAGCTACTATGGCGTTCTGTTGAAAATATTTTATCTAATATTTTCAACTATGGATTAGAGAGATCAAGAGTTTATATTGATATCACTTATGAAGTTGATCAAGTACTGATTAGCTTTAAGAACATCTCTAAATATGAGCTCAACATCAGTGAAGACGAGCTTATGGAACGTTTCAAGCGTGGGGATGAATCAAGATCTAGCCAAGGTAGTGGACTCGGATTATCGATCACAAAAAGCTTGATTGAGAATCAAAACGGGGAATTTAAGGTTAGTATCGATGGTGATTTATTTAAGTCAATGATTTACTTGCCAAGGTCGGAAAAAAGCTACTCAACAAACAGTAGTCAAGAGTGA
- a CDS encoding RNA polymerase sigma factor, whose translation MYETIEDIHVDFTNYYHEHYQEMYYVAKQIVHNHYSAEDVVQEAYIKAYRNYNHLIEKSKCRAWLRTIVIRTAIDYYRKQNRYDILSVEEGTEIGQVLHCPNSSVQEKIYWQLEFEKVLAKIETLPKSMQSVLKIKMVTDENDQYIADQLDISLSAVKTRLHRARKLLKTEIETINR comes from the coding sequence ATGTATGAGACAATTGAAGATATTCATGTAGATTTTACGAATTACTATCACGAGCATTATCAAGAGATGTATTATGTGGCGAAGCAGATCGTTCATAATCATTATAGTGCTGAAGATGTTGTGCAAGAAGCTTATATTAAAGCTTATAGAAACTACAATCATTTAATTGAAAAATCAAAATGTCGTGCCTGGCTACGCACCATAGTGATTCGTACAGCAATTGATTATTACCGTAAGCAGAATAGATACGATATATTATCAGTTGAGGAAGGTACAGAAATCGGGCAAGTGCTCCATTGTCCTAACAGCTCTGTTCAAGAGAAAATATACTGGCAGCTTGAATTTGAAAAAGTATTAGCCAAAATTGAAACTTTACCTAAAAGTATGCAATCAGTCTTAAAAATAAAAATGGTCACTGATGAAAATGATCAATATATTGCTGATCAATTAGACATTTCTTTATCAGCAGTTAAAACACGTTTACATCGGGCAAGGAAGTTGTTGAAAACAGAAATAGAGACAATAAATCGATAA
- a CDS encoding 2-hydroxyacid dehydrogenase translates to MNKIAFLNSSSIDFDSQLDFSPLMKLGEFSSYNVTSEQEILEKVIDQNIVITKELPLPKHLIEQFPPSVKLICEAGTGYNNIDLPAAKEKGILVCNVPGYSTEAVAQLAITFILNLNSSIIQQQRMIERDNFSNFTQNLQVPHFEIQNKTLGLIGTGAIGNQVMSIARALGMDVLTYSRTPKNFDDPRIKSVSLDELLSQSDFVSIHCPLTAETKHLIDMDKLKLMKPTAFIINTARGAIIKEVDLIEALEKGIIAGAGLDVQDPEPPQLDNPLFAMDNVILTPHIGWKTLESRQRLVQISAENIQAFLTNQPVNIVNS, encoded by the coding sequence ATGAATAAAATTGCATTTTTAAATTCTTCAAGTATAGATTTTGATAGTCAGCTTGATTTTTCGCCACTAATGAAACTTGGTGAATTTTCGTCTTATAATGTAACGAGTGAACAAGAGATATTAGAAAAGGTCATTGATCAAAATATAGTGATAACGAAAGAACTACCGCTTCCAAAGCACTTAATTGAACAATTCCCCCCTTCTGTTAAACTGATTTGTGAGGCAGGTACTGGCTACAATAATATTGATCTTCCCGCAGCTAAAGAGAAAGGTATTCTCGTATGTAATGTACCTGGTTATAGTACTGAAGCCGTCGCACAGTTGGCAATTACATTTATCTTAAATTTAAATTCTTCAATCATTCAACAACAAAGAATGATTGAAAGAGACAATTTTTCGAATTTCACACAAAATCTACAAGTTCCACACTTTGAAATTCAAAATAAAACACTTGGACTAATTGGGACTGGTGCAATTGGAAACCAGGTAATGAGTATTGCTCGTGCATTAGGGATGGATGTACTGACATACAGTCGGACACCAAAAAACTTTGATGACCCTAGAATTAAGTCAGTCTCACTAGATGAACTGTTAAGTCAAAGTGATTTTGTCTCAATTCATTGTCCGCTAACAGCTGAGACCAAGCATCTAATTGATATGGATAAATTAAAATTAATGAAGCCGACTGCTTTTATCATCAATACCGCAAGAGGCGCTATTATTAAAGAAGTAGATTTAATCGAGGCATTAGAAAAAGGAATCATCGCTGGAGCTGGTTTAGATGTTCAAGATCCAGAGCCGCCACAACTTGATAATCCATTGTTTGCAATGGATAATGTTATCCTCACACCACATATTGGTTGGAAAACGCTTGAGTCAAGACAAAGATTAGTTCAAATTTCAGCTGAAAATATCCAAGCATTTTTAACTAACCAACCAGTAAACATTGTCAATTCATAA
- a CDS encoding linear amide C-N hydrolase, with product MCTAMTLESKQGENFFGRTMDFSYPIEPELFVVPRKHRWQSIATTDQYINTYSFIAIGQEKEGMLSFFDGVNEAGFAVAVLYFEGYAHYEELTENKKLIASLDFVHYLLGHCRSTNDLKNLLKDLAIVGVADPVTQRVAPLHWFATDKTGKTVVIEQTKTGLEIIDNPIGVMANSPDLRWHLTNLRNYMNLSTTQKDQVYWQKVSLTPFGQGMGTFNLPGGFTSPERFVRTAFLKTHIPIPSDQSETLMACFHIMNSVSIPKGIVLTSRGTDDYTKYMAFMNTKTCSYYFKTYENNQIISANLWDYDVSNKRLIRLGSIIHPFSI from the coding sequence ATGTGTACAGCCATGACACTAGAGTCAAAGCAAGGCGAGAATTTCTTTGGGCGAACAATGGACTTTTCGTATCCGATTGAGCCTGAATTATTTGTTGTTCCGCGAAAACACCGGTGGCAAAGCATAGCAACTACTGATCAATATATAAATACGTATAGCTTTATCGCTATCGGACAAGAAAAAGAAGGCATGTTGAGTTTTTTTGATGGTGTAAATGAAGCTGGATTTGCAGTTGCTGTTCTCTATTTCGAAGGTTACGCACACTATGAGGAACTGACGGAGAATAAAAAATTAATCGCATCTTTAGATTTCGTTCATTACCTTTTAGGCCACTGCCGTTCAACAAATGATTTGAAAAATTTATTAAAAGATCTAGCAATCGTCGGTGTAGCTGACCCAGTCACCCAAAGAGTAGCTCCATTACATTGGTTCGCAACTGATAAAACTGGCAAGACCGTAGTCATTGAGCAAACAAAAACTGGTCTTGAAATTATTGATAATCCGATTGGGGTTATGGCAAATAGCCCTGATCTCCGTTGGCATTTGACAAATCTACGAAACTATATGAATCTCTCCACGACTCAAAAGGATCAAGTATACTGGCAAAAAGTATCATTAACACCATTTGGACAAGGAATGGGAACATTTAATCTGCCAGGAGGATTTACTTCACCGGAACGTTTCGTCAGAACGGCATTTTTAAAAACGCACATACCAATTCCTAGCGATCAATCTGAAACTCTTATGGCATGCTTCCATATCATGAACAGTGTATCCATTCCTAAAGGGATTGTCTTAACGAGTCGAGGAACGGATGATTATACAAAATATATGGCGTTTATGAATACTAAAACGTGTAGCTACTACTTTAAAACATATGAAAACAATCAAATTATCTCAGCTAATCTTTGGGATTACGATGTATCAAATAAGAGATTAATTAGGCTAGGAAGTATCATTCATCCTTTTAGCATTTAA
- a CDS encoding right-handed parallel beta-helix repeat-containing protein encodes MHYHVSKNGSDFNPGTEEQPFLTISKAAYIAKPGDTITVHEGVYREWVSPKSGGTKAQPIVYQAAEGENVVITGAEVITDWVRDGDIWKTEIDNQFFGNFNPYNEVLFGDWLFKTDRVLHLGEVYLDGRAMYEQASIEDVRNPKKSETSLEPEFTTFAWYSEIDDHKTTIYANFQGEDPTKGNVEINTRRFCFWPENPGRNYITVRGFTMKQAATQWAPPTALQEGLIGPHWSKGWVIENNIISDSKNVGISLGKEESTGQNEWTTLFTKMGHQREQEVIFRALNNGWSKDNIGSHIVRNNKIFNCGQAGIVGHLGCAFSLIEHNHIYDIRKKREYHGAEVGGIKLHAAIDTIIRHNVIHDSFRGVWLDWQSQGTRVHHNLMFGNDSEDILVEVSHGPTMIDHNILLSDYSFKTLSHSTALVHNLLAGIISIGNELNRHTPYHVPHSTAIAGMTRFTGGDDRFYNNIFLRPKDDWRTNEPIYQTFFGNDILKEDEVEDAQAPFLAYPVGTSVFNEYPGADDEKPWERMRKFFETGEEPTKSTENEDDEDEKPAYASLSKDAPLAIYVENNVYFNGALAYKKEKGAKLFDDSALEFTIDRDNKKVIIDITKPELLVESAADIIDTEKLGFGFHTEQLFEKPDGTPYCFNTDFYGEPRGDNAIPGPFQVTDKKRIEIPFS; translated from the coding sequence ATGCACTATCATGTAAGTAAAAATGGAAGCGATTTCAATCCAGGGACTGAGGAGCAGCCCTTTTTAACAATTAGTAAAGCAGCATATATTGCTAAACCTGGTGATACAATTACTGTTCACGAAGGCGTTTATCGTGAATGGGTTAGTCCAAAAAGTGGTGGAACGAAGGCACAGCCAATAGTCTACCAAGCTGCAGAAGGTGAAAATGTTGTCATCACAGGTGCGGAGGTCATTACAGATTGGGTAAGGGATGGTGACATCTGGAAAACTGAAATTGATAATCAATTTTTTGGTAACTTTAACCCATACAATGAAGTCCTTTTTGGAGACTGGTTATTTAAAACAGACCGTGTGCTTCATTTAGGGGAGGTATATTTAGATGGACGTGCGATGTATGAGCAAGCGTCAATTGAGGACGTACGCAATCCGAAAAAGTCAGAGACATCACTTGAACCAGAGTTCACAACTTTTGCTTGGTATAGTGAAATAGATGATCATAAGACAACGATTTATGCGAATTTCCAAGGTGAAGATCCTACTAAGGGAAATGTTGAGATTAATACACGTCGTTTCTGCTTCTGGCCTGAAAACCCTGGTCGCAACTACATAACTGTTCGTGGCTTTACGATGAAACAGGCAGCGACACAATGGGCACCACCGACTGCACTTCAGGAAGGTCTAATTGGCCCTCATTGGAGTAAGGGATGGGTGATTGAAAATAATATTATCAGTGATTCTAAGAACGTTGGTATCAGCTTAGGTAAAGAAGAAAGTACGGGTCAAAATGAATGGACGACACTGTTTACGAAAATGGGTCACCAACGTGAACAAGAGGTTATCTTTAGAGCTCTTAATAATGGTTGGAGTAAGGATAATATCGGTAGTCATATCGTTAGAAATAATAAAATCTTTAACTGTGGTCAGGCTGGTATTGTCGGTCACCTAGGTTGTGCATTTAGTTTGATTGAGCATAACCACATTTATGACATAAGAAAGAAAAGAGAATATCACGGTGCAGAGGTTGGTGGTATTAAACTTCATGCTGCGATTGATACGATTATTAGACATAATGTGATCCATGATTCCTTTAGGGGAGTGTGGTTAGATTGGCAATCACAAGGTACACGAGTTCATCATAATCTCATGTTTGGTAACGATAGTGAAGATATTTTAGTTGAAGTAAGTCATGGTCCAACAATGATTGACCATAATATCTTACTGTCAGACTATTCATTTAAAACATTAAGTCATAGTACTGCGTTAGTTCATAACCTACTAGCAGGGATTATCTCAATTGGAAATGAGTTAAATAGACATACACCATATCATGTCCCTCATAGTACAGCGATTGCTGGAATGACAAGATTTACAGGTGGAGATGATCGCTTCTACAATAACATTTTCTTACGTCCAAAAGATGATTGGCGTACGAATGAACCGATTTATCAAACATTCTTCGGCAATGATATCTTAAAAGAAGATGAAGTAGAGGATGCACAAGCACCATTCTTAGCTTATCCAGTTGGAACATCAGTCTTTAATGAATATCCTGGAGCTGATGATGAAAAACCATGGGAGAGAATGCGTAAATTCTTTGAAACAGGTGAGGAGCCGACAAAATCAACAGAGAACGAGGACGATGAGGACGAAAAACCAGCATATGCAAGTCTTTCAAAGGATGCGCCGTTGGCAATTTATGTAGAGAACAACGTATACTTTAATGGTGCTCTTGCCTATAAGAAAGAAAAAGGTGCAAAGCTGTTTGATGACTCTGCATTAGAATTTACAATCGACCGAGATAATAAAAAAGTCATTATCGATATTACTAAACCGGAGTTATTGGTTGAGAGCGCTGCGGACATTATTGATACTGAAAAGCTCGGCTTTGGTTTCCATACGGAGCAACTATTTGAAAAGCCTGATGGTACACCATATTGCTTTAACACTGATTTTTACGGTGAGCCAAGAGGCGACAATGCTATCCCAGGTCCATTCCAAGTGACCGATAAAAAACGAATTGAAATCCCATTTAGTTAA
- a CDS encoding MATE family efflux transporter: MQYDKALFETMPIPKAVAKNSIPAIMSMLLVFVYNVADTFFIGQTGDELQVAAVTLSMPIFTLLIGAGVLLGVGSTSVISRALGAGRERYAKNVSSFAFYGAIGFGLLLMVLFWTFMPIVLKVIGVTPDTYDYTRAYLNYLVVGAPFVILSQAFSNIIRAEGRSSLAMRGMMLGSIANIILDPIFIFTFDMGLTGAAVATVLGNILSALYFIRYLVSGRSILSINLKDFKVTDGIMLGVLAIGIPASLNNLLLSVANIFMNNFLSNYGDIQLAAMGVAIRANMILVFVQIGLGQGIQPLIGYCYGARNFDRLRGIIKFSSIAAICLGSVLTLIYWVLTDTIIGSFIDNKQVIAYGTQMLRALIISGPIVGIMFIFINVLQGLGKAIPSLILSISRHGLVFIPLIYLLNRIAGLNGVVYTQPITDIVTSIIGVSIYLAVMRGVKRSYGTQQRQAGT, translated from the coding sequence ATGCAGTATGACAAGGCTTTATTTGAAACAATGCCGATTCCAAAAGCGGTAGCCAAAAATTCAATCCCAGCGATTATGAGTATGTTATTGGTTTTTGTATACAATGTGGCTGATACATTTTTTATTGGACAAACAGGTGATGAACTACAAGTTGCGGCGGTTACGTTGTCTATGCCAATATTCACCTTACTTATCGGTGCAGGTGTATTATTAGGTGTTGGTAGTACATCGGTAATTTCACGGGCATTAGGTGCTGGCCGAGAAAGATACGCAAAAAACGTATCATCCTTTGCGTTTTACGGTGCGATTGGATTTGGTCTGCTTCTAATGGTGTTATTTTGGACATTTATGCCGATCGTTTTGAAAGTTATTGGTGTGACTCCAGATACATATGACTACACGCGTGCTTATTTAAATTATCTTGTTGTTGGCGCACCGTTTGTTATTTTGTCTCAAGCCTTTAGTAATATCATTCGTGCGGAAGGTCGCTCAAGCTTAGCTATGAGAGGTATGATGCTTGGGTCGATTGCTAATATCATTTTGGATCCAATCTTTATTTTTACGTTCGATATGGGACTGACGGGAGCAGCAGTTGCCACTGTGCTTGGTAATATTTTAAGTGCTCTTTATTTTATTCGCTATTTAGTATCGGGTCGTTCAATTCTGTCAATTAATCTTAAGGATTTTAAAGTAACAGATGGCATTATGCTAGGCGTATTGGCGATTGGTATTCCGGCGTCATTAAACAATCTTCTGTTATCTGTAGCAAATATATTTATGAATAACTTTTTATCAAATTATGGAGATATTCAGCTTGCCGCTATGGGGGTTGCGATCAGGGCAAATATGATTTTAGTTTTTGTTCAGATTGGATTGGGACAAGGAATTCAACCATTGATTGGTTATTGTTATGGTGCAAGGAACTTTGATAGGCTGCGAGGAATTATTAAGTTCTCCTCTATTGCAGCGATTTGTTTAGGTAGTGTCTTAACATTAATTTATTGGGTACTGACTGATACGATCATTGGATCTTTTATTGATAATAAACAAGTCATTGCCTATGGTACACAAATGTTACGGGCACTGATTATTTCAGGTCCAATTGTTGGGATAATGTTTATTTTTATTAACGTATTACAAGGGCTTGGTAAGGCAATTCCATCACTAATTTTATCAATATCTAGACATGGTTTAGTATTTATTCCGCTCATTTACTTATTAAATCGTATCGCAGGATTAAATGGTGTCGTTTATACACAACCAATTACAGACATCGTGACTTCTATTATAGGCGTTTCAATCTATTTAGCTGTTATGCGTGGAGTAAAACGCAGTTATGGGACTCAACAAAGACAGGCTGGGACATAA
- a CDS encoding MarR family winged helix-turn-helix transcriptional regulator, translated as MDQRFHKLLTRTANAHFKRSTSQFAELGLSSGQPKVLERLVNLEGCMQKELAEACEVEPATITSILPSMEKKGLIKREPIIQESGTRSLSVRLTEKGKEKEREVANVFNQVESLSFKGFSQEEKETFLNLLERVYQNIK; from the coding sequence ATGGATCAGCGATTTCATAAATTATTAACTAGAACTGCTAATGCTCATTTTAAAAGGAGCACGAGTCAGTTTGCTGAATTAGGCTTATCATCTGGACAACCAAAAGTGTTAGAGCGATTAGTTAATTTGGAAGGATGTATGCAAAAAGAGCTGGCGGAGGCGTGTGAAGTTGAACCAGCGACGATAACGAGTATTCTACCTAGTATGGAGAAAAAGGGCTTGATTAAGCGAGAGCCGATCATTCAAGAATCTGGCACAAGATCATTAAGCGTTCGCTTAACAGAGAAGGGTAAGGAAAAGGAGCGAGAGGTAGCGAACGTATTTAACCAGGTTGAGTCACTCAGTTTTAAGGGCTTTTCTCAAGAGGAAAAGGAGACGTTTCTCAACTTACTTGAGCGAGTCTATCAAAATATCAAATAG